The DNA segment GGAATGTCTATAAGTCCGCCGTCGCCACCCTGGCCGCCAACCGGAAGCTCCGCCCAGTCTTCATCCAGAAGAAGACCCTCCCGGAACAATACGCGTGGATCCTGAAGACCCTCAAGCTGAACGCCTGTGACACCATCGGCGAACACCTCCTGCAGGCCTACCTCATGTCGGCGCAGCAGTCGCTTCTCGCGATGTTCTGCGATGGCCTGGGCATCCCGCACGACGGCAAAGGTTCCGTCGTCGGCGACCTGCCGAAGAAGCTCGATGAAGAGCGTCTGACCAACACCATCAACAAGCTGGTCGACATCTTCGACCCGAAGATGCTCACGGTTTATCTCCGCTGCTTCAACCTGCAGGTTCCCGGCGGCTGGCCTGAACTGACCGCGAAACTGGAATCCGACGAGCGCCTGAAGCTCGCCTGAACGACTCCGACGTCCGGTGTCGGACGCCCGGTTTCCAATGCTCCCTCTTTGAAATCATGCCCAAGGTTTACGTAAAGACCTACGGTTGCCAGATGAACGAGCGCGACTCGGAGCAAGTCGCGCGCATGTTCACCGAGGGTGGCTACGTGGTCACCTCCGACGAATACGATGCCGACGTCATCCTGGTGAACACCTGCTCCGTCCGTGACCAGGCGGAGCAGAAGGCGCTAGGCAAGATGGGCATGACCATGAGCAACCTGCGGGAGAAGCGCCCGCACGTGGTCTACGGCTTCATGGGCTGCATGGCCCAGTCCCGAGGGGATGAGCTTTTCCAGACCATCCCACGTCTGGACGTGGTGGTGGGCACGCAGAAGTACCACAAAGTCTTCGAGTATGTGGACACCATCCTGCGCCGCCGGCTGGAGGCCCGCATGGATGACCCTTCCCTCTCGCTGCAGGGCGCCAGCGTCTGCGACATCGCCGATGAGGAAGGCTCCCAGAACACCATCCGCGACCACCTTCCGAAGGCGAAGAACGCCGCCGCGTTTGTCTCCATCATGCAGGGCTGCAACATGCGCTGCTCCTTCTGCATCGTCCCTGATACGCGGGGCAAGGAGCGCGGACGCCCCATCGCGGAGATCGTGGAGGAGGTCCGCAACCTCGCCGCGCAGGGCGTGAAGGAGATCACCCTTCTCGGCCAGATCGTGAACCTCTATGGCCGCACCGAGTTCCCGAAGGTGGATGGAAAATCCCCGTTCGTGCAACTCCTGGAAGCTGTCCATGAAGTGGAAGGCATCGAGCGTATCCGCTTCACCTCCCCGCACCCCATCGGCTACCGCGACGATCTCGTCGCTGCCTTCACCTACCTGCCGAAGCTGGCCTCCCATATCCATTTCCCGATGCAGAGTGGCTCGGACCGCATCCTCAAGTTGATGCGCCGTCCGTATAAGAACGAAAAGTTCATCGAGATCTGCGAAAAGATGAAGGCCGCCAGGCCCGGCCTCGCCATCACCACGGACATCATCGTCGGCTTCCCGGGTGAAACGGAAGAGGATTTCCAAGCGACGGTGGATACCGTCGAGCGCCTGCAGTTCGACAACGCTTTCGTTTTCCGCTACTCGAAGCGGCGCAACACTCCCGCCGCGGAGATGGACGGCCAGCTTTCCGAGGAGGACAAGGGTGACCGCAACAAGCGGCTGCTCGCCGTGGTTGACCGCATCTGCAAGGAGAAACACG comes from the Luteolibacter sp. SL250 genome and includes:
- the miaB gene encoding tRNA (N6-isopentenyl adenosine(37)-C2)-methylthiotransferase MiaB translates to MPKVYVKTYGCQMNERDSEQVARMFTEGGYVVTSDEYDADVILVNTCSVRDQAEQKALGKMGMTMSNLREKRPHVVYGFMGCMAQSRGDELFQTIPRLDVVVGTQKYHKVFEYVDTILRRRLEARMDDPSLSLQGASVCDIADEEGSQNTIRDHLPKAKNAAAFVSIMQGCNMRCSFCIVPDTRGKERGRPIAEIVEEVRNLAAQGVKEITLLGQIVNLYGRTEFPKVDGKSPFVQLLEAVHEVEGIERIRFTSPHPIGYRDDLVAAFTYLPKLASHIHFPMQSGSDRILKLMRRPYKNEKFIEICEKMKAARPGLAITTDIIVGFPGETEEDFQATVDTVERLQFDNAFVFRYSKRRNTPAAEMDGQLSEEDKGDRNKRLLAVVDRICKEKHEALVGTIQQVFCEGPSKNNAAKLSGRTFQNKIVIFDGNAERLTGEMVDVKIHASTGFTLYGDVVGV